Proteins found in one Brachyspira murdochii DSM 12563 genomic segment:
- a CDS encoding tetratricopeptide repeat protein: MEQEHNFIKNDENYEYANEKPASNGVMLTIILFIAVIIAGICLWIYNSNNVSQNNTYSNINNNFSTNTVISNKNDILNRNNIKKNLDYLMNIKYDEYIAPHINSFNSFFDNNQFINSLDTRTVVIVFISALATIIIGTLLFRGSSDNKEDDDIKINDIKNPDNEENSKENKEIYSEGISDNNDNKIINTNYDGDKLVLKNDYYKYNKKGDNVFWNVVKKNKNTEENLDINELSLMAIKEVENGNDDNAISIYTRILNSNDNNTAVLKSRALIFSKKYQETSDDKYFNAALKDYNRIIDINNFNEESNIDVLKDRSVLYTKKYHYTADENYFTLALNDYNRAVEDNNNTDDLSTLLIYSDLYNEKYKNTSDKKYFNMSLDNYNKALNIDKDNTSIYINRGWLYLIDYKINNDIKSLDNAQKDIEYGLNIEKNNFYLLNNKGVASLYKYKIDKQVKDLKESEYNFLQSIKNNKSKSVLAESYYYLSLVYDEYSKLTTITAEKMKEYTEKSNHYLEESKKLGYKILNAESVK; the protein is encoded by the coding sequence ATGGAACAAGAGCATAATTTTATAAAAAATGATGAAAATTATGAATATGCAAATGAAAAGCCCGCTTCAAATGGTGTTATGTTAACAATAATACTATTCATAGCTGTCATAATAGCTGGAATATGTTTGTGGATATACAATTCAAATAATGTATCACAAAATAATACCTACTCAAATATAAACAATAATTTTTCTACAAATACAGTAATAAGTAATAAAAATGATATTCTAAACAGAAATAATATAAAAAAGAACTTAGATTATCTAATGAATATAAAATATGATGAATATATAGCACCCCATATTAATAGTTTTAATTCGTTTTTTGATAATAATCAATTTATAAACAGTTTGGATACAAGAACTGTTGTTATTGTTTTTATTTCAGCATTAGCAACAATTATAATAGGAACATTATTATTTAGGGGAAGTTCTGATAACAAAGAAGATGATGATATAAAAATAAATGATATAAAAAATCCTGACAATGAAGAAAACAGCAAAGAAAATAAGGAAATTTATTCTGAAGGAATTTCTGACAATAATGATAACAAAATTATTAATACAAATTATGACGGTGATAAACTTGTATTAAAAAATGATTATTATAAATACAATAAAAAAGGAGACAATGTTTTTTGGAATGTTGTAAAAAAGAATAAAAACACTGAAGAGAATCTTGATATTAATGAATTATCACTTATGGCTATAAAAGAAGTTGAAAATGGAAATGATGATAATGCTATAAGTATATATACAAGGATACTAAACTCAAACGATAATAATACAGCCGTATTAAAAAGCAGGGCATTAATATTCAGTAAAAAATATCAGGAAACTTCAGATGACAAATATTTTAATGCCGCTTTGAAAGATTATAATAGAATTATAGATATTAATAATTTTAACGAAGAGAGCAATATTGATGTATTAAAGGACAGATCCGTTCTATATACAAAAAAATATCACTATACAGCCGATGAAAATTATTTTACCCTTGCATTAAATGATTATAACAGAGCAGTTGAAGATAATAATAATACAGATGATTTAAGCACACTGCTTATATACTCTGATCTTTATAATGAAAAATATAAAAACACAAGCGATAAAAAATATTTTAATATGTCATTAGATAATTATAATAAGGCATTAAATATTGATAAAGATAACACTTCAATATATATAAACAGAGGCTGGCTATATTTAATAGACTATAAAATAAATAATGATATTAAAAGTTTGGATAATGCACAAAAAGACATAGAATACGGACTTAATATTGAAAAGAATAATTTTTATCTTTTAAATAATAAAGGAGTAGCATCTCTTTATAAATATAAAATAGATAAACAGGTAAAAGATTTAAAAGAATCTGAATATAATTTTTTACAGTCTATAAAAAACAATAAATCAAAGTCTGTACTTGCAGAAAGCTATTATTATTTATCATTAGTTTATGATGAATATTCAAAACTTACAACAATTACAGCAGAAAAGATGAAAGAGTATACAGAAAAAAGCAATCATTATTTAGAAGAGTCAAAAAAATTAGGCTACAAAATATTAAATGCTGAATCAGTAAAATAA
- a CDS encoding glycosyltransferase family 2 protein: MVSIIIPVYNVSNYLKTCLESIINQTYKDLEIICINDGSTDNSLEILKEYASKDKRIIIIDKKNAGVSAARNDGIEKSSGEYIFCMDSDDYIDNDFIEVFYNNAKKNNSDLVVLSTFWNLDKRVNKDYHLALPTWSMFIKKTILDNYKYLRYPLNVQPGEDGIFSHELLMYTKNVSFEYSTNYHYVKRAGQDSQRAVKEPSILVNAIPKWFELLENFYTKYNFWESKSLSFAKYIEGEAFLAFRTKNFKVEDERKVFDIIKNTLNKVIKNIHKEDYNKYFSREFIIFIESNTIKEYYSKIKYKYNYIRFRIFDKDVSIRYRENRYKYYKNDKNI, from the coding sequence ATGGTTAGTATAATAATACCTGTTTATAATGTTTCAAATTATTTGAAAACTTGTTTAGAAAGCATTATTAATCAAACCTATAAAGATTTGGAAATAATATGTATCAATGACGGTTCTACTGATAATTCTCTTGAAATATTAAAAGAATATGCTTCTAAAGATAAAAGAATAATAATAATAGATAAAAAAAATGCAGGTGTATCTGCTGCAAGAAATGACGGTATAGAAAAATCAAGCGGCGAATATATATTTTGTATGGATAGTGATGACTATATAGATAATGATTTTATTGAAGTTTTTTATAATAATGCTAAAAAAAATAACAGTGATTTAGTAGTATTAAGCACTTTTTGGAACTTGGACAAAAGAGTAAATAAAGATTATCATTTAGCACTTCCTACATGGTCAATGTTTATAAAAAAAACAATATTGGATAATTATAAATATTTAAGATATCCTTTAAATGTACAGCCCGGAGAAGACGGTATATTTTCGCATGAACTTTTAATGTATACAAAAAATGTTAGTTTTGAATACAGCACTAATTATCATTATGTAAAAAGAGCAGGACAGGATTCTCAAAGGGCTGTAAAAGAACCTTCTATCTTGGTTAATGCTATACCAAAGTGGTTTGAATTATTAGAAAATTTCTATACTAAATATAATTTCTGGGAAAGTAAGTCATTGTCTTTTGCTAAATATATAGAAGGAGAAGCATTTTTAGCTTTTAGAACAAAAAACTTTAAAGTAGAAGATGAAAGAAAAGTTTTTGATATTATAAAAAATACTTTAAATAAGGTTATAAAAAATATACATAAAGAAGACTATAATAAATATTTTTCCAGAGAGTTTATTATTTTTATAGAGTCAAATACTATTAAAGAGTATTACAGCAAAATAAAATATAAATACAATTATATAAGATTTAGAATATTTGATAAAGATGTATCAATACGCTATAGAGAAAACAGATACAAATATTATAAAAATGATAAAAATATTTAG